Proteins encoded in a region of the Raphanus sativus cultivar WK10039 chromosome 8, ASM80110v3, whole genome shotgun sequence genome:
- the LOC108821076 gene encoding cytosolic sulfotransferase 1, with translation MSEKELPDHLREDYLSEETKTLISALPSTKDFLGKLYNYQGCWYYPNTLLGVLNFQKGFTPQETDIVIASFPKSGTTWLKALTVALLERSKDSSSDVPHPLQSDNPYGLVPFLETNVYLNCSTPDLTKFSSPRLFSTHMPLRTLQVPFKDSPCKIVYVCRNVKDVLVSQWYFRCAYLQKEADKSLLESSLDSLCSGVGCFGPFWENVLSYWRGSLEDPEHVLFMRYEEMKSDPAAQVKRLAEFLGCPFTEEEEEGGSVDKILELCSLRSLSSMEINKTGKTSNNVHYSIFFRRGEVGDSKNHLTPEMENKIDMIIEEKYKGSGLKY, from the coding sequence ATGAGCGAGAAGGAGCTCCCCGACCACTTGAGAGAAGACTACTTGAGCGAAGAAACCAAAACATTAATCTCTGCACTTCCTTCAACCAAAGATTTTCTAGGGAAGCTGTACAACTATCAAGGATGTTGGTACTACCCCAACACTCTCCTAGGAGTCCTGAATTTCCAGAAAGGTTTCACGCCTCAAGAAACCGATATAGTCATCGCTTCTTTCCCTAAATCCGGCACCACTTGGCTCAAAGCTCTCACAGTCGCTCTCCTTGAGAGATCGAAGGACAGTTCTTCTGATGTTCCTCATCCTCTTCAATCCGATAACCCTTATGGTTTGGTACCCTTCTTGGAGACCAATGTGTATCTCAATTGCTCAACACCTGACCTGACCAAGTTCTCATCTCCGAGGCTGTTCTCGACTCACATGCCGTTACGTACGCTTCAAGTACCCTTCAAGGACTCTCCATGCAAGATCGTGTACGTGTGCAGGAACGTGAAGGACGTGTTGGTATCACAATGGTATTTCAGGTGCGCTTATCTACAAAAAGAAGCAGACAAAAGCCTTCTCGAGTCTTCGTTAGATTCATTGTGCAGTGGAGTTGGCTGTTTTGGACCCTTTTGGGAAAATGTATTGAGCTATTGGAGAGGCAGCTTGGAAGATCCCGAGCATGTTCTCTTCATGAGGTACGAGGAAATGAAGTCAGATCCCGCTGCTCAGGTCAAGAGACTTGCAGAGTTCTTGGGTTGTCCGTtcacagaggaagaagaagagggcgGATCTGTGGACAAGATCTTGGAACTTTGTTCTCTGCGTAGTCTGAGCAGCATGGAGATTAACAAGACAGGAAAAACCTCGAACAATGTgcattattctatttttttccgCAGAGGAGAAGTGGGTGATTCAAAGAATCATCTGACTCCAGAGATGGAAAACAAAATCGACATGATCATTGAGGAAAAATATAAAGGCTCCGGTCTGAAATACTGA